A segment of the Devriesea agamarum genome:
CAGATGGTTTCCTCGACACTCATCGCACCGCCGAACGAGCCGCTGACTTACTTGGACTATCCGCCCAGGACGTTCTGGTCTGCTCCACCGGGTTAATCGGAGAGCGCTTAGACGTGTCCGCTTTGATGAACGGGCTGGATCAGGCTGTCGCTGCCCTATCGGCCACCGAACAGGCTGGCGACGATGCGGCGCGGGCCATCATGACCACGGATACGGTGCATAAGAGTGTCGTTGCGCAGACCGCCGACGGCATCACCATCGGCGGTATGGCTAAGGGAGCGGGCATGCTGGCTCCTCAGCTTGCCACCATGCTGGTGGTTGTGACCACCGACGCGGTGATCGACGCCGAGCTTGCGGATCGTTTGCTTCGCCGTGCCGTTCGCACCACATTTAACCGAGTTGATTCCGACGCCTGCATGTCCACCAATGACACCGTCATCTTGATGGCGTCAGGGTCGTCGGGCGTCGTCCCTCAGGAAGAGGACTTCGCGGCCGCCCTGCACACGGTGTGTTCGGCTTTAGCTCGTGCGCTGGTTGCAGATGCGGAGGGCGCCAGTCACGACGTGAGAGTACGCGTGACCTCAGCGTCCTCAGAGGCCGCGGCTGAGGCGGTGGCACGAGAAGTCGCTCGGTCAAACCTGGTGAAAGCCGCAATTTTCGGTAACGACCCGAACTGGGGTCGCATTATCTCGGCGGTTGGATGTGTGCCCGAAGAGATCGCGCCGTACGATCCGGCGGCTATCTCGGTCGCTGTAAACGGCATTGAGGTGTGCCAGGGAGGAGCGGCCTATCGGGATCGTTCCCTGGTCGATATGACCCTGCGCGAGACCCACATCGACATCGATCTCGGTGCCGGCTGTGCCAGCGCGGACATCTGGACCAACGATCTCACCCACGCGTACGTCGAAGAGAACAGTGCCTATTCCTCATGACTGATGACCATCCCACCACCTCACTATCGTCCGCCCAGGCTCCAAGCTCACAGTCTCTACGCGGTTTAGATGAGGACACCCTGCGGCGGGCTGCTGCTGATCGCCCACGTGCGCTGCCGGATAACACCCGAGAACAGGCCCGGATCAAATCCGAGGTTCTGCTCGAGGCTTTGCCGTGGATTCAGCGTTATTCCGGGGCAATTGTGGTCGTGAAATATGGTGGCCACGCCATGGTTGACGACGATCTCAAACGAGCCTTTGCCGCCGACATGGTGTTTATGCGCCAGGTGGGGTTGCGTCCGGTGGTCGTCCATGGAGGAGGTCCGCAGATTACCTCCATGCTGAAGCGGGTAGGCCTGGATAGTCAGTTCCGCGGTGGTCTGCGCGTGACCACCGACGAGACCATGGAAATTGTGCGAATGGTGCTGATGGGGCAGGTCGGCCGCGAGCTGGTTGGGTTGATTAATGCCCACGGGCCCTATGCGCTCGGCATGTCGGGTGAAGACGCGCAGTTGCTGAGCGCTCGCCGGACAGGTGCCGTGATCGACGGTGATGAGGTGGACATCGGCCTGGTGGGTGAGGTGGTGGATGTTAACTGCGCTGCGCTGATGGACGTTTTAGATGCCGGACGGATTCCGGTGGTGTCCTCTATTGCCCCGGAGGTCGATGAGCGTGGAGTTCCCCAGGGCCCAGTGCTCAACGTCAACGCTGATACCGCGGCTGCGGGGCTCGCGAAGGCTTTGCAGGCTGAAAAACTTCTCATCCTGACCGACGTGGAGGGGCTGTATGCCAAGTGGCCCGATCCGTCATCGTTGATCCCGGAGATTACCGTGAGCGAGTTGCGAGCGCTGCTTCCGACGCTCACCGAGGGCATGATCCCCAAAATGACCGCGCTGCTGAACGCGGTGGAATCGGGTGTGCGTACAGCCGCAGCGATTGACGGACGGATACCGCATGCGGTGCTTTTGGAAATTTTCACATCGCATGGGATCGGCACCATGGTGAAAGGAGACGATTATGTCTGATAGTGCGACCATGCCTGACGGTATGACTGTGCCTGATGGCGCGACGATGCCTGGTGGCGCGACGATGCCTGGTGACGCGATGACCGACCACCACACTGGGCCCGAACAGGAAGCGAATATGCAGGTGAGCGCTCGGATGCCTGGCGATGGAGATGCTGAGCTGTCGCTGCGCGCACGCTATCAGCGTTCTCTGCTGGGCGTGTTCGGAACCCCGCAGCGGGTTCTAGTCAAGGGACAGGGTTGTTATCTATGGGACGAGGACGGAGCGCGATACCTGGACCTGCTCGGCGGTATCGCTGTGAACTGTCTTGGGCATGCGCATCCCGCATTTGTGTCCGCATTGACGGCGCAGGCCGAAACGCTCGGGCACATCTCTAACTTCTTCACCAGTGTTCTGCACATTGAGCTTGCGGAGACCTTACTTGACCTGGCGCAGGCTCCTGCTGACTCTGGGGTGTTCCTATGTAACTCCGGGACTGAAGCTAATGAGGCGGCGTTTAAGATGGCTCGGCGCACCGGTCGCTCCCGGATGGTGGCGCTGACCGGGTCTTTTCACGGGCGCACGATGGGTGCTCTTGCCCTGACTCATAACCCGGGGTATCGGGCTCCGTTTGAGCCGTTGCCGGGTGATGTCGTCTTTGTTGAGCCTGGCGACGTCGATACGCTAGAGCGGGAACTTCGCGGTGGGAACGTCGCTGCCTTCATGGTGGAGCCCATTCAGGGGGAAGCAGGAGTGCGTCCGCTGAGTGATGAGTATCTGCGCGCTGCTCGCGACCTCACCTCTCGGTACGGCACCTTGTTGATCGTCGACGAAATCCAGACCGGGATGGGACGCAGTGGCGAGTGGTTTGCTCATTCGTCCGCGAGGATTACCCCCGACATTATGACGCTGGCTAAAGGGCTCGGGGGTGGGTTTCCGATCGGCGCGGTGATTGCCTTTGGGACGGCGGTTAAAGGCCTCCTCAGTCCGGGCCAGCATGGCACCACGTTCGGGGGCAATCCGCTCGCTGCGGCTGCTGCGCTCGCCGTGATCGACACCATTCGGCGGGATGGTTTGCTCGCTCAGGTGCGGGAACGGGGGCAGCGTCTTACTCGCGGTATTCGTGATCTGGAGCATCCGTTGCTCGACGATGTGCGGGGGCGTGGGCTTTTGCTGGGCATTGGGCTGACCACGCCGGTTGCGCAAGCCGTCGCGGCGGCGTTGCTGGATAAAGGGGTGGTGGTCAACGCCCCGAATCCCACGACGATTCGGCTCGCTCCGGCGTATGTGCTCACAGATGCTGACGTGGATGAGTTCATCGGGCGGTTCGGTCAGGTCCTTCATGAGGTTGAGGTGCTTCATGAGGTTGCTGCGAGCACCCGGGCCGCAGGCTCATGAGCATGGTAGTAGTGCGGGCCAAAGGTATGGGCACGTCGCCTCGCGCTCTGCCGTGTGCAGCCATTGACCGAGGAGTGGACGGGTGATGGGTCCATACGTGTGGCGCCTCTACCCAACCCCTATTCGCATCATTATGCGTTCGGGTGTATATTCTAAATATTGGAGGCTGTGCTCGTGAATACGCAGGTAGCGCCTTCAGCTTCACACGTTCAGGGAAGGGAAGCAGCCGTGAGTTCACTCGTGAATTCCAAGATCTCGCGTCAACGACGCATTGTCGAGCTGCTTACCCGTCAGGAAGTTGCGTCCCAATCGGCGCTTGCCGCTCTGCTGGCCGCCGACGGACTGAACGTCACCCAAGCCACGCTATCCCGCGACCTGGTCGAACTTCAGGCCGAAAAAGTCAGAGGTTCATCGGGAACATTGGTGTACACCGTGCCACCGGAGGGTGGCGAGAGATCGGTGGGTCGCTCCGGATTTTCCCAGGTGGAGCACCTCGCTGCACGTCTCTCCCGGCTCTGCGAAGAGCTGTTGGTGAGCGCTGAGGCTAGCGGCAATTTGGTGGTGCTCCGCACTCCGCCCGGTGCAGCGCAGTTCCTCGCCTCCGCCCTGGATCACTCGGTGCTTCCCGGGGTCCTCGGTACTATCGCCGGTGACGACACCATTTTGGCAATCACTAAAGCTCCTGACGGGGGACAGGAGCTGGCTAGCCGTTTGATGGCGCTCGCCCAGGGAGCAGAATGTGACCGCCACAATGGGGGGCAATGCAGCGGTCACGACGAACCGCGTGGCGATAAGACCTTCGATGACAGTTACGCTCCACAAGAGCGTCCGGTCCTCAGCAAGCAGCTGGAAGCGGCAGACCCCGCCCGGCAGCCGGCCGGCCGACGACGAGTGTAAAGCTCTGCCCCAGCCTTCATGGCGGACATTTAGACACGGTGACCACTCACCATCGTATTCACCGCTGGTCTGCGTCCATGGGCAGAGCGCTCGGCTATTTCTCATACAGCACCGTCGCTTCCTATTTCCTATTCCGCGATCCCTTCATGTGCTTTTTGTTTCCTTTCCCTGTTCGTATCCGATTTCTATTTCCATCCTCATAGACGCCGCGCTCTTACCTGCGACGATGCATTCCCAGGGTTGTTAGCGTCCACAATTCTTCATTAAAGGAGTCACCGTGACCGAACGCATTGTCCTGGCATATTCCGGAGGGCTTGATACCTCAGTAGCTATTGGTTGGATCGCCGACGCCACCGGCGCAGAAGTTATTGCTTGCGCCGTCGACGTTGGGCAAGGCGGCGAAGACCTCGATGTCATTCGCCAGCGCGCTCTGGACTGCGGGGCAGTCGAAGCCTACGTGGCAGACGCCCGGGAGGAGTTCGCCACTGAATACTGCATGCCTGCGCTCAAGGCGAACGCTCTGTACATGGACGCTTATCCGGTGGTCTCCGCACTTTCGCGCCCTGTGATCACCAAGCATCTGGTGCGAGCAGCCCGGCAGCATGGCGCCAGCACCGTGGCGCATGGGTGCACCGGTAAAGGCAATGACCAGGTACGATTTGAAGTCTCAATTACCTCGCTCGCGCCCGATCTGAAATGCATCGCGCCGGTGCGTGACCTGGCGTTGACCCGGGACCGCGCGATTGAGTACGCAGAACGCAAAAACCTTCCGATCGCGACCACCAAACACAACCCGTTCTCGATTGATCAGAATGTGTGGGGGCGGGCTATTGAAACTGGGTATCTCGAAGATATTTGGAATGAGCCCACCAAAGACGTCTATTCCTACACCGACGACCCGGCCTTTCCGCCTGTCGCCGATGAACTTATCCTCACCTTCCACCAGGGTGTTCCGGTCGCTATCGACGGGGAAGCTGTCACACCGTTGCAAGCGATCCAGACTCTCAACCGGCGCGCCGGGGCACAGGGAATCGGGCGGATCGATATCGTGGAGGACCGTTTAGTCGGTATTAAGTCGCGTGAGGTGTATGAGGCACCCGGAGCGATGACCCTGATTGCAGCTCACCAGGAGCTGGAGAGGGTCACGCTGGAACGGGAGCAGTGGCGTTTTAAGCGCAATGTCTCTGACCGGTGGACGGAACTGGTTTACGACGGCCAGTGGTTTAGTCCGTTGAAGCGGTCCCTCGACGCGTTCATTGAGGACACCCAAATGTATGTGTCGGGAGATATTCGGATGTCGCTTCACGGTGGGCGTGCCACGGTGACGGGGCGGCGCACCGAAACCGGACTGTACGACTTCAACCTTGCCACGTACGACGAAGGAGATACCTTCGACCAGTCACAGGCGCGTGGATTTATCGATATCTACGGGCTCGCCGCCAAACAGGCAGCAGCTCGCGATGTGGCCTTCGGCCGGGGGCACCTCGGAACTGAGACCCGTACCGGCCGGAGCGGAGCGGGGGCTAAGGCGTGAGCACAATGAGCACAGATGGCATGAGCGCAGATGAACAGCAGGGGCCGAGTGTTTCGGCGCGCGGCACCTCCGATTGCGGTGCGGTTGGTCGCGCTACCTCCGATTGCGGTGCGCCTGACCATGGTGCCTCCGGCAGCGGTGCCTCCACCTGCGAGGTGGTCGGGGCGAAGCAACGCCTCAGCCTGTGGGGCGGGCGCTTCGGTTCGGGACCAGCCTCCGCGTTAGCTGACCTCTCTGTGTCCACCCACTTCGATTGGCGCCTAGCCCAATACGACATTCGCGGCTCCAAAGCCCACGCGAAAGTTCTTCACCGCGCGGGCCTACTTACAGACTCGGAGCTGGACATGATGCTCAGAGCGCTCCAGGTGCTCAGCGAGGACGTGGCCATAGGAGCATTTAGCCCGTCGCCAGACGATGAGGACGTGCACACGGCCCTCGAGCGCGGCTTGATTGAACGAGTGGGTGCTGAACTCGGCGGTAAGCTGCGGGCCGGTAGATCCCGCAATGACCAGGTGGCTACCTTGATCCGCATGTACATCCGGGATCAGGCCCGGTTCCTGGGGGCACAGGTGCTCGATCTGGTGGAGGTTCTGCGAGCTAAAGCAGACGCGGTGCACGGGGTCGCCATGCCGGGTCGCACCCATCTTCAGCATGCTCAGCCGGTGCTGTTGTCTCACCACCTCTTAGCGCACGCCTGGCCGTTGGTGCGCGATGTTGAGCGTCTGCGCGACCTCGACGCCCGGGCGAGTGTAAGCCCATACGGGTCGGGTGCGCTCGCCGGATCATCGTTGGGCCTTGACCCAGAGGCGGTTGCTGAGGAGCTCGGCTTTGCTAGCAGCGTGTGGAACTCAATTGACGGCACAGCCTCGCGCGATGTGACGGCCGAGTTCGCCTTTAACTGCGCCATGCTGGCGGTAGATCTATCCCGATTCGCGGAGGAAATCATTCTGTGGAATACCAAGGAATTCGGCTACGTCACGCTTGACGACTCCTATTCCACCGGCAGTTCGATCATGCCGCAGAAGAAGAATCCGGACATCGCCGAGCTCACTCGGGGTAAAGCTGGTCGGCTAATCGGGGATCTGACTGGACTCTTGGCGACGCTGAAGGCAATGCCGTTGGCTTATAACCGTGATCTGCAAGAGGATAAGGAACCGATTTTCGACCAGGTCGACAGTCTGAACCTTTTGCTCCCGGCTTTCACTGGAATGGTGGCCACCTGTCGTTTTGAGACGGACCGGATGGAACAGCTTGCTCCGCAGGGTTTCTCTTTGGCCACCGACATTGCCGAGTATCTGGTGCGCACGGGGGTGCCATTCCGCTCGGCTCACGAGATTGCGGGGGCGTGCGTACGGCTAGCCGAAGAACAGCACAAAGAACTCGCTGACCTGACCGATGCTGAATTTGCTGCGATCTCTCCGGCGTTGGATGCGCGGGTGCGCGATGTGCTGACCGTGCAAGGTTCGCTCGCCTCCCGCGACAGTAAAGGCGGAACTGCGCCGGACAGAGTTGCTGAACAAGCCCTGGCTCTCGGCGACAAGGTCTCTGACCTGCGGCTATTTACCGGTCAAGCAGAGCCGTGAGCACGGCCTTCCAATCTAATTCGTCAATTGACGGCAGACTCGGCACAATTGTGGTTGGCACAAGAATTGGGCACTAAGCCATTTTTGAGGGCCCATGACGAAAGTGGGAGAACATCATGAGCAGCATCCTGGATGATCTGAGCTGGCGGGGACTTCTCGTCCAGACCACCGGCGCTGAGGCGCTGGCGCGGTATCTGTCCCAGGGGAGCAGCTCGGTGTATTGCGGGTTCGATCCGACTGCGTCGTCGTTGCACGTTGGTCACCTTACCCAGATCATCATGATGCGCCGCTTCCAGCGGGCGGGTCATCGGCCCATTGCCGTGGTGGGTGGAGCGACCGGTTTGATCGGCGATCCGCGGATGTCTGGCGAACGCGTGATGAACCCGCCGGAGGTTGTCCAAAGCTGGGTGGAGGCTCTCCAGGCCCAGATCATGCCGCTGCTCGACGGCGACGGGGAGTGCGGTCTGCGTGTGGTCAACAATCTTGAATGGGTTGGTCAGATGGGCGCGCTCGAACTACTCCGCGATATCGGCAAGAACTTCCGCATGGGCACCATGCTCAGCAAGGAAACGGTGGCGAGTCGATTGAACGGGGAGGGTCTGAGCTACACCGAGTTCAGCTATCAGATTCTTCAGGCTGTCGATTACTTGGAGCTGTATCGCCGGTATGGGGTTCAGTTGCAGTCCGGAGGTAACGACCAGTGGGGCAACCTTGTGGCTGGTGTGGAGCTGATCCGACGGGTGGAGGGAGCTGAAGTCCACGCGCTCACGACCCCGCTGGTGACGAAAGCGGATGGCACCAAGTTCAGTAAATCTGAAGGTGACGCGGTGTGGCTGGATCCGCAGCTGACCTCGCCCTATGCCTTCTATCAGTTCTGGCTCGGAGCTGATGACCGCGACGTTGTGAACTACCTGAAGTTCTTCACCTTCCGTGGGCGGGAGGAGATCGACGCGCTGGCTCGTCGTGTCGATGAGGCCCCCCATGCTCGGGAGGCGCAGAGGGCCTTGGCCGATGACCTCACCGCGTATGTGCATGGAGCAGAAGCTTTGGACCAGGCGAAAAAGGCTAGCCAGGTGCTGTTCGGTCGCGGTGATGTCCGTGAACTAGGCGAGAGCACACTTGGCTCTATTGCTCAGGAGATTCCAAGTGTCGATGCTGCCGTGGGTACGGCTCTGGTGGATTCTTTTGTCGCGACTGGCTTGGTGGCATCGAAGGGAGCGGCTCGTCGCGCGGTGGCCGAGCGTGGACTGTCGATCAATGGCGTGACGCTTGAGGATGTTGAGCGCCCCCTGGTGTCGGAGGATCTGTTGCCGGGAGGTTATGTTCTGCTTCGCCGAGGTAAGAAGAACATGGCGATGCTTAAGGTCGGTGGATGATCTGGCTTGAGCGTTTCCGATGCGTTGCGGTCGGTGGCTTTGAATAGCTCGGCAATGATCGACGATCGGGAGTCAGCATGTGGCGGTGGAGATGTCTTAGGGCATCTCCACCGCCTTTTTTGTGATCGCGACCGCAGGCAGGCTGAGCTTTGCGAATCCACGACGAAAACCTGCGCTCCTAGATAGGACCCGCTAAATGCGTTTGACCTGCGGTTTTAAAAGATTGAGCGAAAAGTGTGACGAGGGTCCAGCTCATGTGACCCTGCCGACAAGCATCGCAGATATGTGGGTTGAGTTCACCTGCCCAGGTCCAGTTATATGCCGCTGACCTGCACTGTTGATGAATTTGGGAGGCGGGACGGGCTGAAGTTGCGGACTGCTGGAGCCATTTGACGACCCCTGCCGGGA
Coding sequences within it:
- the argJ gene encoding bifunctional glutamate N-acetyltransferase/amino-acid acetyltransferase ArgJ, which encodes MSVTSPPGFLAAGLSCGLKKNAAPDLALVVNEGPSDVAVGVFTRNRIQAAPVLWSREAVADRRARAVVLNSGGANACTGSDGFLDTHRTAERAADLLGLSAQDVLVCSTGLIGERLDVSALMNGLDQAVAALSATEQAGDDAARAIMTTDTVHKSVVAQTADGITIGGMAKGAGMLAPQLATMLVVVTTDAVIDAELADRLLRRAVRTTFNRVDSDACMSTNDTVILMASGSSGVVPQEEDFAAALHTVCSALARALVADAEGASHDVRVRVTSASSEAAAEAVAREVARSNLVKAAIFGNDPNWGRIISAVGCVPEEIAPYDPAAISVAVNGIEVCQGGAAYRDRSLVDMTLRETHIDIDLGAGCASADIWTNDLTHAYVEENSAYSS
- the argB gene encoding acetylglutamate kinase, whose amino-acid sequence is MTDDHPTTSLSSAQAPSSQSLRGLDEDTLRRAAADRPRALPDNTREQARIKSEVLLEALPWIQRYSGAIVVVKYGGHAMVDDDLKRAFAADMVFMRQVGLRPVVVHGGGPQITSMLKRVGLDSQFRGGLRVTTDETMEIVRMVLMGQVGRELVGLINAHGPYALGMSGEDAQLLSARRTGAVIDGDEVDIGLVGEVVDVNCAALMDVLDAGRIPVVSSIAPEVDERGVPQGPVLNVNADTAAAGLAKALQAEKLLILTDVEGLYAKWPDPSSLIPEITVSELRALLPTLTEGMIPKMTALLNAVESGVRTAAAIDGRIPHAVLLEIFTSHGIGTMVKGDDYV
- a CDS encoding acetylornithine transaminase — its product is MQVSARMPGDGDAELSLRARYQRSLLGVFGTPQRVLVKGQGCYLWDEDGARYLDLLGGIAVNCLGHAHPAFVSALTAQAETLGHISNFFTSVLHIELAETLLDLAQAPADSGVFLCNSGTEANEAAFKMARRTGRSRMVALTGSFHGRTMGALALTHNPGYRAPFEPLPGDVVFVEPGDVDTLERELRGGNVAAFMVEPIQGEAGVRPLSDEYLRAARDLTSRYGTLLIVDEIQTGMGRSGEWFAHSSARITPDIMTLAKGLGGGFPIGAVIAFGTAVKGLLSPGQHGTTFGGNPLAAAAALAVIDTIRRDGLLAQVRERGQRLTRGIRDLEHPLLDDVRGRGLLLGIGLTTPVAQAVAAALLDKGVVVNAPNPTTIRLAPAYVLTDADVDEFIGRFGQVLHEVEVLHEVAASTRAAGS
- a CDS encoding argininosuccinate synthase; the protein is MTERIVLAYSGGLDTSVAIGWIADATGAEVIACAVDVGQGGEDLDVIRQRALDCGAVEAYVADAREEFATEYCMPALKANALYMDAYPVVSALSRPVITKHLVRAARQHGASTVAHGCTGKGNDQVRFEVSITSLAPDLKCIAPVRDLALTRDRAIEYAERKNLPIATTKHNPFSIDQNVWGRAIETGYLEDIWNEPTKDVYSYTDDPAFPPVADELILTFHQGVPVAIDGEAVTPLQAIQTLNRRAGAQGIGRIDIVEDRLVGIKSREVYEAPGAMTLIAAHQELERVTLEREQWRFKRNVSDRWTELVYDGQWFSPLKRSLDAFIEDTQMYVSGDIRMSLHGGRATVTGRRTETGLYDFNLATYDEGDTFDQSQARGFIDIYGLAAKQAAARDVAFGRGHLGTETRTGRSGAGAKA
- the argH gene encoding argininosuccinate lyase, with product MSTDGMSADEQQGPSVSARGTSDCGAVGRATSDCGAPDHGASGSGASTCEVVGAKQRLSLWGGRFGSGPASALADLSVSTHFDWRLAQYDIRGSKAHAKVLHRAGLLTDSELDMMLRALQVLSEDVAIGAFSPSPDDEDVHTALERGLIERVGAELGGKLRAGRSRNDQVATLIRMYIRDQARFLGAQVLDLVEVLRAKADAVHGVAMPGRTHLQHAQPVLLSHHLLAHAWPLVRDVERLRDLDARASVSPYGSGALAGSSLGLDPEAVAEELGFASSVWNSIDGTASRDVTAEFAFNCAMLAVDLSRFAEEIILWNTKEFGYVTLDDSYSTGSSIMPQKKNPDIAELTRGKAGRLIGDLTGLLATLKAMPLAYNRDLQEDKEPIFDQVDSLNLLLPAFTGMVATCRFETDRMEQLAPQGFSLATDIAEYLVRTGVPFRSAHEIAGACVRLAEEQHKELADLTDAEFAAISPALDARVRDVLTVQGSLASRDSKGGTAPDRVAEQALALGDKVSDLRLFTGQAEP
- the tyrS gene encoding tyrosine--tRNA ligase, giving the protein MSSILDDLSWRGLLVQTTGAEALARYLSQGSSSVYCGFDPTASSLHVGHLTQIIMMRRFQRAGHRPIAVVGGATGLIGDPRMSGERVMNPPEVVQSWVEALQAQIMPLLDGDGECGLRVVNNLEWVGQMGALELLRDIGKNFRMGTMLSKETVASRLNGEGLSYTEFSYQILQAVDYLELYRRYGVQLQSGGNDQWGNLVAGVELIRRVEGAEVHALTTPLVTKADGTKFSKSEGDAVWLDPQLTSPYAFYQFWLGADDRDVVNYLKFFTFRGREEIDALARRVDEAPHAREAQRALADDLTAYVHGAEALDQAKKASQVLFGRGDVRELGESTLGSIAQEIPSVDAAVGTALVDSFVATGLVASKGAARRAVAERGLSINGVTLEDVERPLVSEDLLPGGYVLLRRGKKNMAMLKVGG